In Gammaproteobacteria bacterium, the genomic window GGCAGCATGGAAATCGAATCAGCGTTAGTCGCTCACGAGCTAGTGATCGAAGCAGCCGTTGTTGGCAGACCCGATGAACTCACGGGCGAAGCCATCGTTGCCTATGTCGTCTTAAAAGGGCAGCGCCCAGAGGGTGGCGTTGATAACAAACTGAGCGCTGAGTTGCAGCAATGGGTGAGTAAACAAATTGGCGCTATCGCAAAACCTAAGGAAATTCGCTACGCCGACAACCTGCCTAAAACCCGTTCAGGAAAAATCATGCGTCGCCTGCTGCGCGCCATTGCCTGTGGCGAAGCCATTACACAAGACACCTCAACGCTTGAAAACGAAGCGGTATTGGAACAACTGCAGGGTAAGCAATAGTTCAGTTTCACCTGATATACTAGGTTTACAGTAAAGCCAAACTGGGACAGACAAATGATGAAATTCAACTCAACACTAAAATTTCACAACCCCGCATTTAAAATCGCAGCTATCGCCTTCGTATTGTTATCCCTTTTTCTAAGCGCGTGTTCAACTTCCCCCACCGGACGTAAACAAATATTACTCTTTCCCGAATCACAAATGGCACAAATGGGCGCTGCCGCTTACCAAGAAACAAAAAAAGGTACGCCCATCTCTAAAAATTCAAAATCGAATGCTTATATTAGCTGTATCGCCGATGCAATCGTTGCTAAAGTTGAACCTGATAAGGCGTGGGAAGTGACAGTATTTGATAGCGAACAAGTCAATGCCTTTGCACTACCCGGCGGCAAAATTGGTATCTACACAGGCCTGCTTAGCGTTGCCAAAAACCAACATCAATTAGCGACGGTTATCGGCCATGAAATTGCTCATGTCACCGCACGCCATGGTAACGCCAGAGTGTCTGCATCAACCCTGACCCAGGTTGGCTTAGCCGCAGCACAAATACTTGCTGGCAGCGCCAGCAGAGAAAAACAACAACTGCTGGGCTTACTCGGTCTCGGTGCACAAGTAGGCATTTTATTGCCCTACGGTAGAGGACAAGAAAGCGAATCCGACATCCTTGGGTTGGTTTATATGGCCAGTGCCGGCTTTGATCCACGTCAAAGCGTACCACTTTGGCAAAACATGGCAAAAGCATCAGGCGGTAAAGCGCCACCCGAGTTACTGTCTACTCACCCCTCCAATGCCACCCGCATTGCCGATCTAAATAAAGCCATGCCAGACGCCATGATCATTTATAACAAAGCCAGGTCTCAGGGCGAAAAGCCTAACTGTAAGCAATGAATTTAGCCCACATTATACTTAATAGCTTTTCACACGATCACCTTGGCCGCGCCCAAGAAAAGTAGAAAATATATAATAAAAATAGCTAGTTATATTCAAATGTTGAAGCATTAATGCATCATACTTTGATAGCTTTTTCGGTGTAGACATATCCACACCATTGATCTGCGCCAACCCCGTAATACCAGGTTTAGCCTTATAAACACTCCGCTCAGCTCGATAGTCCACCAGCTCAATTTGATTAAATAGACATGGCCGCGGCCCCACCAAACTCATC contains:
- a CDS encoding M48 family metallopeptidase; protein product: MKFNSTLKFHNPAFKIAAIAFVLLSLFLSACSTSPTGRKQILLFPESQMAQMGAAAYQETKKGTPISKNSKSNAYISCIADAIVAKVEPDKAWEVTVFDSEQVNAFALPGGKIGIYTGLLSVAKNQHQLATVIGHEIAHVTARHGNARVSASTLTQVGLAAAQILAGSASREKQQLLGLLGLGAQVGILLPYGRGQESESDILGLVYMASAGFDPRQSVPLWQNMAKASGGKAPPELLSTHPSNATRIADLNKAMPDAMIIYNKARSQGEKPNCKQ